From Dermacentor albipictus isolate Rhodes 1998 colony unplaced genomic scaffold, USDA_Dalb.pri_finalv2 scaffold_17, whole genome shotgun sequence, one genomic window encodes:
- the LOC139052059 gene encoding Y+L amino acid transporter 2-like: MAEEMSDPSRIIPRSLLGGLLLVTTLLVLTNAAYFSVLDLHSVTASEATAFTFARTTWGMAGAYLVPMIVCVCTFGTMSSCFLSNSRLFMAAARKRHLPGAFSLITMNSSRPIVAMAFRCCLAILFAVTGSVRILAQGSMTVFCFMVLLEMVSMLRLRVTMKDAHRPIRVPTWLILVNITISLTVVLVPVLSAGEVVQYLIALGCVLVGFPAYYVLKAVQRSSLGVNGNMFLQKLVLSVPCVRQ; the protein is encoded by the coding sequence ATGGCCGAAGAGATGTCAGATCCTTCGCGCATCATCCCGAGGTCCCTTCTGGGGGGTCTTCTCCTGGTGACcacgctgctcgttctcacgaaTGCGGCCTACTTCTCGGTCCTGGACCTTCACAGCGTTACTGCTTCGGAAGCGACCGCCTTCACCTTCGCCCGGACCACGTGGGGCATGGCGGGTGCTTACCTGGTGCCAATGATTGTCTGTGTCTGCACTTTCGGGACAATGAGCTCCTGCTTTCTCAGCAACAGCCGGCTGTTTATGGCCGCCGCCCGCAAGAGGCATCTGCCTGGGGCATTCTCACTCATCACGATGAACTCTTCACGGCCAATCGTTGCAATGGCATTCAGGTGCTGCCTGGCCATACTTTTCGCTGTCACGGGCTCTGTGCGCATTCTTGCCCAAGGTAGCATGACCGTGTTTTGCTTTATGGTTTTACTAGAGATGGTATCAATGCTCAGACTGCGTGTGACCATGAAAGACGCCCACAGACCCATCAGGGTGCCCACGTGGCTCATCCTCGTCAACATCACCATCTCCCTTACCGTTGTCCTGGTTCCGGTCTTGTCAGCCGGAGAAGTCGTGCAATACTTAATCGCGCTGGGGTGTGTCCTGGTAGGCTTTCCCGCCTACTACGTCTTGAAAGCAGTTCAGCGGTCAAGTTTAGGAGTAAACGGGAATATGTTCCTACAGAAGCTTGTGCTCAGTGTCCCATGTGTTCGTCAATAA